In Macadamia integrifolia cultivar HAES 741 chromosome 5, SCU_Mint_v3, whole genome shotgun sequence, a single window of DNA contains:
- the LOC122078513 gene encoding glycosyltransferase BC10-like produces the protein MKQQEVRPSVAIAKLFKEQLRLGSILFNFLFIGFGLALGIIASSFFINNMPINSVTTQFSDSPSPTTQDSAASISPPAPLTPPPPTTQPPSPLPSQENSTKEHKVHPRIGLKDYLMLPEVMHDMNEEELLWRASMVPRIEEFPFKFIPKVAFMFLTRGPLPFAPLWEKFFQGNEGLYSIYVHSDPSFNESEIDQGSVFYGRSIPSKGVQWGEFSLIEGERRLLANALLDFSNQRFVLLSESCIPLFNFSTVYSYLINSTETFVEVYDDPSPVGRGRYNYQMSPVVELEQWRKGSQWFEMDRKIAVEIVSDRIFYPLYERFCNGACYADEHYIPTVVNLLFPKTNSNRTLTWVDWSRGGPHPAMFIRTEVTVELLERLRSGSTCEYNGNTTTTCHLFARKFHPNTLDRLLRFAPNVLGFHQ, from the exons ATGAAACAACAAGAAGTGAGACCATCGGTCGCCATAGCGAAGCTCTTCAAGGAACAATTACGTCTTGGTAGCATTCTCTTTAATTTCCTCTTCATCGGCTTTGGTCTCGCCCTTGGAATCATTGCCAGTTCCTTTTTCATCAATAATATGCCGATCAATTCCGTTACCACCCAATTCTCTGACTCTCCATCACCAACAACGCAAGATTCAGCAGCTTCAATTAGCCCTCCGGCACCGCTAACTCCACCTCCACCAACGACACAGCCACCATCGCCATTGCCCAGTCAAGAAAACAGTACCAAAGAACATAAGGTTCATCCGCGTATTGGATTGAAGGATTACTTGATGCTACCTGAGGTTATGCACGACATGAACGAGGAGGAGTTGTTGTGGAGAGCATCAATGGTTCCTCGAATTGAGGAGTTCCCTTTCAAGTTCATCCCCAAGGTTGCTTTCATGTTCTTGACAAGGGGGCCATTGCCATTTGCTCCTCTGTGGGAGAAATTCTTTCAAGGAAATGAAGGGCTCTACTCCATTTACGTTCACTCTGATCCATCCTTCAATGAGTCGGAGATTGATCAAGGTTCGGTGTTCTACGGTCGAAGTATTCCCAGTAAG GGGGTGCAATGGGGAGAGTTTAGCTTGATCGAAGGAGAAAGGAGACTACTAGCAAATGCTCTACTAGACTTCTCCAACCAAAGATTTGTTCTGCTTTCAGAATCATGCATTCCCCTCTTCAACTTCTCCACTGTCTATTCTTACCTCATTAACTCTACTGAGACCTTTGTAGAAGTTTACGATGATCCAAGCCCTGTAGGGCGTGGGCGTTACAACTACCAAATGAGTCCAGTTGTCGAGCTTGAGCAATGGCGAAAAGGGTCTCAGTGGTTCGAAATGGATCGAAAAATCGCAGTCGAGATAGTCTCTGATCGTATATTTTATCCACTGTATGAGAGATTTTGCAATGGCGCATGTTATGCAGATGAGCACTATATTCCCACAGTTGTGAATCTCTTGTTTCCAAAGACGAATTCAAACAGGACTTTGACATGGGTTGATTGGTCCAGAGGAGGACCACACCCTGCTATGTTTATCAGAACAGAAGTAACTGTTGAGTTATTGGAGAGATTGAGGAGTGGGAGCACCTGTGAGTACAATggcaacaccaccaccacctgccATTTGTTTGCAAGAAAATTCCATCCCAACACTTTGGATAGGTTGCTAAGGTTTGCTCCCAATGTCTTGGGTTTCCACCAATAA